Proteins encoded in a region of the Prunus persica cultivar Lovell chromosome G4, Prunus_persica_NCBIv2, whole genome shotgun sequence genome:
- the LOC18780155 gene encoding NAC domain-containing protein 66: MGGYQVPVGYRFRPSEEELLLHYLLPRVNGNNYPKGVVPDCDLYGAKEPWEIWRDFHSSPDDQEDIYVFTTLKKKTPNGSRFCRTVGTAGTGVWKGEDSGKKIRACGNDIGIRKRFRYMNPGSPHDDRWIMLEFQLDESLKEKTSGKSKLEERQTHEVDMPSRGEIQAQHVHDQQQHIDASTYDRLRVLEDFLLNDVEGEQDTMVNPSLLCTVRSAGHKY; the protein is encoded by the exons ATGGGTGGCTATCAAGTTCCAGTTGGGTACAGGTTCAGGCcttcagaagaagaactaCTTCTTCACTACCTTCTCCCCAGAGTGAATGGAAACAACTATCCTAAAGGTGTTGTTCCTGACTGCGATCTCTACGGTGCAAAAGAACCATGGGAGATATGGAGAGATTTCCACTCATCACCAGATGATCAAGAAGACATCTACGTCTTCACCACACTCAAGAAGAAGACCCCAAATGGCTCGCGGTTTTGCAGAACAGTTGGCACCGCCGGTACCGGAGTTTGGAAAGGAGAAGACTCCGGCAAGAAAATACGTGCTTGTGGGAATGATATTGGCATCAGAAAACGATTTCGATACATGAACCCTGGCTCACCCCACGATGACCGTTGGATCATGCTTGAGTTCCAGCTTGATGAATCTCTC aaagaaaaaacatcgGGCAAAAGCAAATTAGAAGAACGACAAACTCATGAAGTAGACATGCCTTCCCGTGGAGAAATCCAAGCCCAGCATGTGCATGATCAGCAGCAGCATATTGACGCAAGTACTTATGATCGACTTAGGGTTCTCGAGGATTTCCTTCTGAACGATGTTGAGGGTGAACAGGACACCATGGTTAATCCAAGTTTACTTTGCACAGTACGGTCAGCAGGGCACAAGTACTGA
- the LOC18779494 gene encoding senescence-specific cysteine protease SAG39 — protein MALLTTNQGQSICLAFFLVLILAFCSSQASCSRQLYGEDKIMLQRFEEWMAKHGRVYKDAQEKELRYDIFKSNVEFIEAFKKNKDQRKYTLSINKFADRKNEELRAMRNGYNVRQHLSKKASNSMKGSRNTFFKYENVTEVPPFCDWTTNAVTPVKEQGYDCEQEFIDCSTSLDEDGCHGGFLEKAFEYMIPRNKSLVTEDDYLAIDEPVCLADFYNAPTRSITITGYEQVPQNNESSTGLSSWENGITALVRFDPVYSFGILWISDYIFLWEPYKLQTFALINCDSFNPSLAKGIVRDCLINWQISVVSPV, from the exons ATGGCTCTGCTCACCACAAACCAAGGCCAATCCATCTGCTTGGCCTTTTTTCTTGTGCTCATTTTGGCCTTCTGCTCCTCTCAAGCATCTTGTAGTCGCCAACTTTATGGTGAAGACAAAATCATGCTCCAGAGGTTTGAGGAGTGGATGGCTAAACATGGACGAGTGTATAAGGATGCACAGGAGAAGGAGCTGCGCTACGACATTTTCAAGTCCAATGTGGAATTTATAGAGGCTTTTAAAAAGAACAAGGACCAAAGGAAGTACACACTAAGCATCAATAAGTTTGCGGATCGCAAGAATGAGGAACTTCGAGCAATGCGTAATGGATACAATGTGAGGCAACATCTCTCCAAAAAAGCATCCAACTCCATGAAAGGAAGTCGAAACACttttttcaaatatgaaaacgTAACCGAGGTGCCACCTTTCTGTGATTGGACAACAAATGCTGTAACCCCGGTCAAGGAGCAAGGATATGATTGTG AACAAGAGTTTATCGATTGTTCAACTAGTTTAGACGAAGATGGCTGCCATGGTGGTTTTTTGGAGAAGGCCTTCGAATACATGATCCCACGCAACAAGAGCCTGGTAACTGAAGATGATTACCTGGCCATAGATGAACCCGTTTGCTTGGCTGACTTCTATAACGCCCCCACCCGTTCCATAACTATAACTGGGTACGAGCAAGTGCCTCAAAACAACGAAA GCAGCACTGGACTTTCTTCATGGGAAAACGGCATTACTGCTCTTGTACGTTTTGATCCTGTTTATAGTTTTGGGATTTTATG GATTTCCGACTACATCTTCCTCTGGGAGCCTTACAAGTTACAGACCTTCGCTTTAATCAATTGTGATTCGTTCAATCCAAGTCTGGCCAAGGGAATTGTAAGGGATTGTTTAATCAATTGGCAAATTTCAGTTGTTAGTCCAGTTTAG
- the LOC18779429 gene encoding macrodontain-1: MFQRFEEWMTKHGRVYKDAQEKELRYDIFKSNVEFIEAFNKNKDGRKYTLSINKFADRKNEELRAMRNGYNVRQHLSKEVITSNSMKVSPNTFFKYANVTVVPLSWDWTTSAVTPVKDQGYDCGSCWSFATVAVVEGLNSIMTGNLISLSEQEIIDCTTSFEDDGCHGGFVEKAFEYMIQRNMSLSTEDGYPYKAVDGGVCLDDFNNVASGAITITGYKQVPQNNEIALLLAVANQPVSVYIDAEAEEFKHYSGGVYTGPCGTNLTHAVTIVGYDTTEDDEKYWLIKNSWGEEWGESGYMRIQRDFDANEGLCGIAMGAFYPTV, encoded by the exons atgttCCAGAGGTTTGAGGAGTGGATGACTAAACATGGACGAGTGTATAAGGATGCACAGGAGAAGGAGCTTCGCTACGACATTTTCAAGTCCAATGTGGAATTTATAGAAGCTTTTAACAAGAACAAGGACGGAAGGAAGTACACACTAAGCATCAATAAGTTTGCGGATCGCAAGAATGAGGAACTTCGAGCAATGCGTAATGGATACAATGTGAGGCAGCATCTCTCCAAAGAAGTGATCACCTCCAACTCCATGAAAGTAAGTCCAAATACATTTTTCAAATATGCAAATGTAACCGTGGTGCCACTTTCCTGGGATTGGACTACAAGTGCTGTAACCCCGGTCAAGGACCAAGGATATGATTGTG GGAGTTGTTGGTCGTTCGCAACAGTGGCAGTTGTAGAAGGGCTTAACTCTATTATGACAGGAAACTTAATTTCGCTATCAGAACAAGAGATTATCGATTGCACAACTAGTTTCGAAGATGATGGCTGCCATGGTGGTTTTGTGGAGAAAGCCTTCGAATACATGATCCAACGCAACATGAGCCTGTCAACTGAAGATGGCTACCCTTACAAGGCTGTAGATGGTGGCGTTTGCTTGGATGACTTCAATAATGTTGCCTCCGGTGCCATAACTATAACCGGGTACAAGCAAGTGCCTCAAAACAACGAAATTGCTTTGTTGCTGGCTGTTGCCAACCAGCCAGTTTCAGTTTATATTGATGCAGAAGCAGAAGAGTTCAAACATTATTCGGGTGGCGTGTACACTGGACCATGTGGTACAAACTTAACCCATGCTGTTACTATAGTTGGATATGATACTACTGAGGATGATGAGAAGTATTGGCTTATCAAAAATTCTTGGGGAGAAGAATGGGGGGAGAGTGGATACATGAGGATTCAAAGAGACTTTGATGCCAATGAAGGACTATGTGGTATTGCTATGGGAGCTTTTTATCCAACCGTATGA